The segment AATCCATCCAAGATACATCTAGCTAGTATTAAAAGAACTTCCATCACAATTTATCAAAGTTCTTCACAGTTGAATGCGTCTTTCGACTATTAAATAACTCGCATCATATTTTTATCAAGCTTCAGCCCAGTTTCCTTCTTCAGTTTGGTTCAAGTCTTGATGATCATATAGCAagtctaaaatataaataatatcagCAGTAAAACAAGTAGGAAGTTCTCACTATTAAAGATATGGTACTCATGCCTACTATTGGTAGACATTTGACTTTGGCGGTTATTATGTGCACAGAGATCTTTTGAAGAATCTGACGCAACATAAGGATGAGGATCTTCTCAAAGGTCAAGCAGTTAAAAACCAGAAGGTATAGTGTACCAGATTGCACAGACGATAATGTTAGTTTTATCTTCTtactattgtttttttttggttgtataTGCACACGTCATGTTGCTTCAATTAAAAGAAATTCTGGTTACAGGGAACATAAATGGCTATCATGTGATTGGAAGTTTTATTCCCCTGTATGTTTTCCATTGATATCTATGTTGTATCTCCAATAGATACTATATGATTGAGTTGCATGTAAAATATACTTCTATTGCTTCTTGGCTTGCCAATGGCTGAAATTTTAGCTATAGTGCTAATATCATTTACTTGATTATTCTTTTCAAGTAATATGATGATTGACTAGTAATTCGATCTAGTGTGGTACATGATTAATGACTTGCCGATCTCCTACTTGAATTGTCCAAGCTTGTCTTACGTAATTGTCAAAATTATGTTATTgactatcaaaataaataaattgtgtttttaactttttccttttttctctctttaaatTTCCCAAAGGCTCTCTGGGACAAGACACTTGAGCTAAGATTCTTGCTGCAAAAGGCTTTCTCGAACGCCAATAGACTTCCACAGGTTCATTGGGTTTACCATTTTGTTTCAACACCAGCACTAGATTCATGATATTGACTAATTGAACTTAAATGCATGTTGATCGCCTGCAGGAACCAATTAGGTCTTCCTTTTGTGATTCAGAGGACACAGTTGAAGATGCATATACAGATCTCATTGCCTCTTCCAGAAAAACCTTGGATTCCATACTGGAATTGCAAGAGGTACAGTGAGAACAGTTACTTCATAGTCATTTTTCTTTTGGAGTAACAAAAGATTAGTATGCTTTTCTTTTGCTGGAAACCTGACCATTGCTCCTCCCTAGCGGTCCCATTATGTGATAGGTTGCCACTTTGATATCCCAATATATCCTAAACACGTCACTGATAACCATATTGCAAGCACCTCGATAAAACTATGATCCGTTAGCAATATTCTCTTGTCAAATGCTCTACAAACTTCAAAATTGTTGTCttgtaataaaattttttaaaccTGGGTCGAACAAAGTCAACTGATTTATTGATTGTTGTGCATAGTGGATATATGTCTCGTGAAGTAGGATGAAGGGAGTGTTATCTTTTGTTCAGATTAATACAATCCAGCTTTGCCTTTAACCAATTATAAAAGCACATTTTGCCATTTGACAGGTACTACTGGAGAAGAATCCATCAATTACTAAATCAATGGATGGTATGACATATAGCTTTGATTTTGCAGAACTTGAAGAGCTGCCTCCATACTAAAACTTTGAGTGTTAAATGTTCTTTACTCTTGAGTAAATGTTCTTTGCTCTtgagttttttgaaaatctgAAGTTCCTTCTTGAAATAAtctaataatagtagtagtaaaaTATTGGTAAAATTAGGATGTAACAAGATGCTCTTTATTAAAATCTGATCCTCAACTCAAGGTATTGACTACTTGAGAGGACTTGCTTTAAAAAACCAAATAGATTAGGTTATACAGGGTCAGATATTTGCTAGATTTTCAAGACCTGCAAAAGAAACCGATTGCTTCTATGTTGCAGCTCTAAACAGTGATCTCTAAGTAAAAGTTCTATAATCCCCTGTTGTCTGTAATTAACTGAAAAAGAATTCCTGGAAATCCTTTCATATGCCACCTTATTTGGTATTGTTTCCAAACTGGAAAATCAAGTCCTGGACCTTTTGCACATCTTTCATATTTAAGCGCCTAATGACCATCAATTTTCCTCATAGCTCAAAGACAACATATGCATCTTTCGGAATTAACATATTCACTGGTTGTTGTTTCTGTAATTTTCTTTCTTGAAGTCAATTCTGGTAAAAGGTCGAAGCTTTTGGAAGATTCTGTAAAGTCAGGTGAAGTTGATGATGATTGGCAGAAGATTTCTCAAATGCATTCAAGGTAAGAATGTTTAACTGGGGCTTATTGTCACATCCCTTGTTTTATAGCTGtctgtcaattttttttcattgctTTAGATCACGGTCTCAATTTGTTTGCTACAAGATATACATGTTTTATATGACAAATCAGGAGGAACTTCCAACATTAACAGTTAAAACTAGGAAGAAGAGTGTGATTTAGGTGGAAATTCAGCCAACACAGCCAGTAGATGTTTATCAGTGCTCCTCTTatcaacaaagaaaaagaaaattacaggTGCCACAATTTTGATGGCCTAGGAATTTAAGGGGATTGGCATGTATTATTCCTGGAAGCTAAGCCTGAACTCTTTTTAAGCAGAACATTAGTTATCTGGGCTGGGCTAGAACACCAGTATAGCCTAAGCTGGATCACATCATTGGCAGAATGTGAATCGACAATACCTGATTCTTTGTAACTgttttttgtcaaatttaaaACACGGGTATGATTTTGAACGTGAACCAAATTTTGGTATAATAGTTTATTTGAGCGAAATATTCGCATGCAAAGTGCATTTCTCTTTGTGTTTTACTCTAAATCTAAATGAGCAAGAGAGTGGTGCTGGAAGAGGCTAAGGCCTAAGTGGGAGAGGTAACAGAATTTGGTGGGCGCAATCTTCACTTTGTTCTACCTCGTATTCCTTGCACACTTTCAAGTTTCCATTGCCTATGAGCAAGAAAAAccaatttcttttcatttatctTATTTATCTCTTCCCAGGACCTATGTGTCTACTCCATGGATGCCTTTGTCCATCTGTATGACATGTCTGAATGTGCAGTTCCCCAAGAGCAAGATAAGACTTGTGTCACAGTTAACTTAAAACTCCAAGAGAAATACAAGTTATCttgttcttatttattttctactaTTCCCAAATATGTATGCTTTCACTCCATGTCTGTGCCTGTCTGTCTGACATGTCTTGTTCTAGAGAGCTGAGAGCAAAATATGAACATGCATATGTAAGTTCCTGTTTAACCTTATACTCACCTCAAGTCACATTTTATATGACAGTCTATGAAGAGTATAGGATATTAATTTGACTTGGCAATATATTAGTCATAGTGCAGAGCATATAAAGCAATGGTCAAGAAGTTAGCTGGCAGAAATAAATATCATACCACACTTTAAAACTTGGAATTTGGACTTCTTGAAGGTTCTGAAAGTCATGTAGAAATGAAATTGGTGTCAAATATTTTTGGTCCTCCCAAAATTGAAAGACTCGTACAAATTGGGGTAGAGCAAGTATAAGTTTTCATTTGAATTAATGAGGGCTAATTAAGATAGCAATTTGCTTTTACCATTTGATTGTTGAGCTAAACACAACTGgaaatcaaatgaaaaaggaGGGGAAGAACCTTGATCGCAACATTATCAAGATTTTTAATCCATGTTGGCGCTGCTAATTTAATTGGCTAAACCGGAGGGTGTGGAAACTTGGGGCCACAAGTCCTCGAATGTTGTAGATTACCTTTTCGATTGCTTTTGTTCTAGCGATTATTTCTCATAATCTATTGCATTCTTCTAAGCAATAGGTTGGATCTTGCTTCCCCTGTGAAGAATTAGGTTCTGCATCCCATTATTAGTGTTGATCTGGAGTCAGATTTTATATACATCTTTGTTAGGAACAAAATCTGCATAACTACGAGCATTTTCTTAACTCCAAAAGTTAGGTTCGAGAGTAGCTAATACCCTGCCTTTTCTCAGCATTGCATTCTCATGTGATAAGTTTGTTTTTCCATTTCTCCCTTTGCTAAGTAGATTGGCCTGTTATTGGCAATTCTTGTGTCATAGGATGGCTGCTTTTAGGGATAAATCGATAGATAAATGGCAGAGAAAGACCCAGGTGACCTCTGGTGCTGCCGCGATCAAAGGCAAATTGCAAGCATTTAATCAGGTTTATTTCTGGGACTTGAAAGATGCTATGTACAGCAATGATCACAATGTCTTGAATTAATGTTGTGATATGGTACAGGATATTAGTCAACAAGTAGCTGGTTATATGAGAGATCCTAGCAAAATGATAAAGGGAATGCAGCAAAGTAGATCGGCAGTTGCACTATTTGGAACTGTAAGTCTAACTTTCTGAGTTGATTTGAGGACGGCTATGTTTCTTAATgtttatgacaatttttttttctgttttcctTAGTTTTGATTTATGTGCCTGCTTTTATGCAGGTTCCAGATGCTACTGGCAATGGAGAGGTATCAATGTGTTATATGCATTTTGTCAGTTTTTGGCCCTGAATAGTGATTGCTGTTCAAGTCCAATTGATAAGAGTAGACCAGTAAATCTCCTTGTTGAATGTGTTGCTTAGACAAATATAGGCATGCGACTAGCTTTGTCAGGTTTATGCTGTGGAAAATGTCATTCTTCATGTACAAATGCATTAATTTTTGCTTGAGAATGCTCTTGCATGGATTCTTTAGGAAAAAAAAGCACGTCTCATTATCCTTAACTTGGATCAGGGAACAAACATGGATGGTGATCCGGAGCTTCTGGATGACTCTGAATTCTATCAGCAATTGCTGAGGGAGTTCTTTGAGGCTGTAGATCCCGCATCATCTGGTAAGTTGAACAATCCCCTCCACCCTCTGCAAAATAATCTGGTTATGTTTCAGAGGTACCGCCTTCCTCTATCTATGGTGATTTATGTTATTAGGGAAACGTGGTTATCCTCACCTTTGATGTGATACCTTCAACATCATGTTCAATGTTTTTCCGTCTTTCTCCTATGATTTGACCATCACATGTCAGCTATTGGTATCATTCGATGTGAAATGGTTTTTTTAGGTTACTATGTTGCTTGAAGAATGCTGCCTGCTTTCTTCACATGCATTCTGTATCTGTCATTTTCAGAAAGGTCCCTGCTTTTACTCGAATTTGCATGTATACAGCATGAAATAAGTTCATAAAGATTACAGCTACAGATGAGCATTCTCAGAAAATGTATTTATACGATATAGTTATTGTGTTTGGCTGAGAATGCATTTCTAGGCTTTTTTGCTTCCTGGAAAAAGAACACCTTCAACTAACCAATTGTGTATGAACTACAGAGACAGCATTCTATGCATTGAAGAGACTACAAACAAAGAAACGAAAAATTGTTGATCGTCGTGCTTCAAAGAGTCGTAAAATCCGGTAACTCATTATCGATTATGTTGTACAAGGTTGCATTTTGATTTCCTGGATTATAAAGTTCGATCTTTGTTCCTGTAGGTACAATATTCATGAAAAGATTGTCAATTTTATGGCTCCTAATCAGCCTGTAAATCTTCCGGAAATGGCCCCCAAATTGTTTGAGAATTTGTTCTCAGGTGGCTCTACCCATAGGCCACTTGCTTAAGGCCCCCAGAACCGAAGGTTCCTAGAGTTGTTCCATTAgatataaaatatgtaattcAAATAGTTTTTACTGCACagctctttttaattttttttcttgtcagTTTGTTGTTTGGGATAGATGAAAGTGATATTATCTTtggactaaattttttttatagatgaaAGTTAAAGCAGCAGTTTTTCTTTCATGTTATTCAATTTTCCCCACAAATTTTCTGGTTTTTGCTAGTTCTTTCTTGCTAATTAAAACTGAAAGAAATTGTGCCAGTTAGAAAATTAACTTGCTCTGTTACTACATgttattttctaagtgtctacAGCATAATGTTATTAGCCTTTCTTAAGTATCGAATAAAATGATAACTAAACAGTGACATTACATGTATCCtatttcatattataatcatgaaatGTACAACTTTACCAACTAAACAGCATAACATAGTGACAATTTATTCAACCTACCGTTTTGTTAATGCAGAGATTATTTTTCTAATCAGTCCAACAAAATATCCATTACATATTTGATTCATCAACAAGTTTTGAGGAAGTACTTTCAAAGCAAAGCCCCAAATTTGTTTGTgtcgtcaatttttttttaccaaactaCTCATTTGCATGAGAAATCTAGCAACATCACTCACAATTATTCAACGATATCAGGCAACATCGATTGAAAAATTATCAGAGCTTTCAAGTATGGGATTAAATTTTCGACTAGGATTAATCAAAAGACCTGTATACCATGCTGAACATAAACACCACTCCTGTTTTGCAAGAGATGACTCGCAATATGTCAATCAgcttcaaccaaacaaatacaAAGATAAATGAAAGATATGGCAGTGTATCTTATGGGCGCGTATACACGGGGACAATGCTGCACAGGATTAGGGGAATGATATGCATGATGGTGCTGGGCGGGGTGGGAGGTGGGGTAAAGAACACGCTATAGATGGGGTGATGGGATTTGAATGGTTTGGGAgccaaaaagaaataattgaaccGATGAACTTGTGTCAATCTTTTTGCTGTTGTCCTGAGCTCTGCTTCTCCGTCGGCCCCCCCTCATCCATCATTCCTGATCATCTCATTTCTAAATCATTCGCACAAAGTGCTTTTTACAAGTTCTTCAGAAATCAGTTCAATGGGAGGTGACCGCGTCTGATGTGCAATGCATTCTCTCACATACCTGTTTCTGTTCTGATGGAAACAACAGAGCTAAATGAAAATCAAGCAGCAAAGGTAAACCAGGGCGGGGTTTGGGAGCTTTTTCAAGGGGCAGGATCGGGCAGGGTGGAACCAGAGGAGATCAAAGGGGCAGAAGATCCAGAGGGCTATGCTTATACCTTCAATGCAACTGCTACTATAAGCTCCCTTCAGTAGATCTGCCGCTCCCAGAGGCGTACTAGATTCGCTGATCGTAAAACTTTAAGCATAAACTTTTCCATCAATATTCCACGAATTAAGTGATCTCATGCAAACTATGTCGCAACATCAACAAGAGACATCCTGGCCGAAACCGACCATCTCCAATGCTTATATCAGAAACCCAAATAATGACACAACAAGAAATTGTCTACATTGTGTATATCAATCATCTGATTGAAAAGATGTATGAGAAAGACCTCCTTTTGCTTCTACATCTGTGGAGCTGGATAAGACTGACCATAGTAACCGGGAGCTTGAGGGTTGGTTGATGTGTAGACTTGTGGGTATGATGCCATCATATGAGCTTCTTGGTTACTGCAAATACAAGGATAGACTATTGTCATTCCATCAACTAGCAAAGTAAATAGTCTACAACCAGTGGATAAGAAATCCTAGCAAAGCATCCAAGTTATTGACCCAAAAACCAACTCTGAAAGAGCTAATGATTAGGTCCACTGGAGCATGAGAAAGAAATGTCATAATCACCCTTAGGGTCAGTATCAGACCGTCAACTTAACTGTAGCAAAAATTTCGCTCATTTTACTATGACACAAAAAATTACCAGAAACTTTTTGATACTTGTAATGGGATAACAATCAGCTTTTACAAGGACAATTTGTATGCAACTTACCTGTTCATATAAACTCCATGACCATGATTATATCCTGGCATCAGCGTAGCAGATGTGTTGGGTCTGCATCAAGCAACATTGAAAAGTTAGATGCCAGACAGGAGTCTTAAGCTATTTATATAAAACTTCACCAATTATGAGTTAGGGTACACAAAAAATTACATTTGTTGTTGCATCTGCATTGAATGTTGCAAATGCATCGACTGTTGCAGCTGCATAGACTGCTGCTGGAGCTGCATTGTATCCTGTAACTGCTCACCACCAGCTTGTAACATCAACTGGGAATAGACATATTCATCAACTCTTTGCTTTGCAAGGGCGACCTGTTAAgcagaaaaatatattaaacacaATCGGAATCCCTTGATATCTCATTGATTGACCTTTTCCAAGGTATTTAAATTACAAGAGTCTAGTCAAAGATCTTTATGCTTATTCTAAGACTAAGTACTCCAAAGACGGTTCCATTTTATAAgcaatattatcaaataaaactAAAGGGTGACATACAACTGCAGCTCACCAAAAAGAAGTGAGACATAGAAACTAAGTTTCACCTGTTGTGCACTACCACCAAGGTGAACTTGTCTTTGTTTCTGCTCGCCTTTCCCACCATGTACCTACAAAGCAAGACCACAAACATTAAAACAACAAGAGATGAATCCAAAAGATCTGACAAGGCAATTTATGCACCTTAATTGTCGCTCCAGACTCTGCACGGATCCTTGAAATATTGGAGCCGCACCTTCCAATCAACCCACCAGCTAATGATTCGGGAACTAACATAGTCAGATTTACATATTCAGCTGCAAGAGTGTAGTCCCAATGatgatgttattattataactatacAACTCAAATTTCATATAGCATCAAGTGTATCAGTCCAGAAGCTCAAATATACTATAAGAGAAGATTGATTACCTGAAGATGGATCCACATGTGGTTGAGGTGGACGAGAATAACCAAGATTGTAAGTCGGGCTGATCGAAATTACTTGTTTAGGGGGGTTATCCCTGTCAAATGTACATATTAGGATTAAATAGTTTTAGAATGATAAAAAAAGCTTAATTATgccaattaaaatttattaaacctccttgattaaaaaaatttactaaaccTCAATTGACAGCCAATTTCTACCACAGCTCTCAAGACTGCAGGGATGTCTCCAGCAAGCTGAATTGGGaagcaaaacaaaaataaacaagcTTAAAATGCTAAAGCTCTTAAAAGGTAGAAATAAGCTAAAAACAGATTAGTCCAAGACAAAACAAAAATCTCCCCATACAGGAAAAACAGTCCCAAAACTGCCAAAGAAAATTCAAGCTAACAGACAAATGAACAGTGACTAAAGCTATATAGGTTATACATGACACATGATATCCCAGAACTGCCTAACAACTTCAGCTAACAACAGACAAATGAACAATGATTAAAGCTACAGTTGACAGAGAACCCTTGAAAGCATGTGATAAGTCGAATACATGTGCAAATAATGCTAGAAACTTAACCGAAGTTAGTTGAACAATAGCTCTTTTTATAAGATTTGCCTGTTTACTTTTTTTGGTGAAGATTTGCCTGTTTTCTTTTAAGGTAAAATAACTAacatttgattttaaaaataactatcaATGATGGGGAAACACCGTTGTACAAGCAATACATCAGAATGTAGAACTAACAAAACTATAAGGTTTTACTTGGGTAATACTTAGTTCTACTTTGGCTTGCTGAACAATTGGTGGAGTATCGGGAGTAGAGGTGGGGAGGAGGACTGGTGGAAGATCATTCCTGATTGCATTTGGTGGAAAGTGTGGAAAGaaaggaatggtagatattTGAAGGCACTAGCAGTCCTATCGAGAAAATTAGTATGAATTGTCTTAGCTAgtgtttttttttgggtgtaAACAGAACATGTGGGGGGAGCAGGAGAGTTAGTATATTTGAATTGACAATGTATAATTGTATAGGGTTCTGGTCAGGGGTTTAAGCAACCTTTTGATGCTTGTAAAGTTTCCAACTCAGCACCTTTTTCTGGGCTGGCCAAGGTTTTATTGAATAGAACTGTCACTTGTCTCAAGAAAATTATAAGGTTTACTATGACAGACATCCAGTGTTTCATACATAGTATTTAACATTTGACTGCTATATACTGCACTATCTACCTCAGAAATGAATGGTTTAATATGACATCTATCACACTGTAGTTCATCAAAGAAACCATAAGTACACTGAATGGGTGAAACATAGACATGCAAACAATTTAGAATATAAAA is part of the Solanum lycopersicum chromosome 1, SLM_r2.1 genome and harbors:
- the LOC101261363 gene encoding uncharacterized protein; translated protein: MGTSSKKSRKVEESESNSEFENDEILNEMSDDAENFDDDSDENNDYTDNDDDVDHYSNEDESGEQEEEEDEEGDQEEEEREKLTEEHKNAEMEELEKEYMELRHKEQDLLKNLTQHKDEDLLKGQAVKNQKALWDKTLELRFLLQKAFSNANRLPQEPIRSSFCDSEDTVEDAYTDLIASSRKTLDSILELQEVLLEKNPSITKSMDVNSGKRSKLLEDSVKSGEVDDDWQKISQMHSRMAAFRDKSIDKWQRKTQVTSGAAAIKGKLQAFNQDISQQVAGYMRDPSKMIKGMQQSRSAVALFGTVPDATGNGEGTNMDGDPELLDDSEFYQQLLREFFEAVDPASSETAFYALKRLQTKKRKIVDRRASKSRKIRYNIHEKIVNFMAPNQPVNLPEMAPKLFENLFSGGSTHRPLA